One Triticum urartu cultivar G1812 unplaced genomic scaffold, Tu2.1 TuUngrouped_contig_211, whole genome shotgun sequence DNA window includes the following coding sequences:
- the LOC125526870 gene encoding serine carboxypeptidase 1-like: MKSLSLYFLLLVSVAALPLHASASQEARLREFTSSRRGSVSSTDTFRVRNIADRVAGSLSAGSSVSDQSSMKAADKITALPGQPEGVDFDQYGGYVTVDEENGRALFYYLVESPSGASEKPLVLCLNGGPGCSSLGFGAMQELGPFRVAEDNKTLSRNINAWNNVANVIFLESPAGVGFSYSNTSSDYDLSGDERTADDAYVFLVKWLERFPEYKDRAFYISGESFAGHYVPELAATILLHNTYNNRTIVNLQGLKVGNPYLDEKRNIQGAIDFVWTHEVISDEVYANVTKNCDFGKWDGNVAGTACSGAWDAFDGGQIDYYDIYAPVCIHAPNGARYPSGYLPGYDPCSVYPTWAYLNDPAVQSAFHARTTKWSSCKNLHWKDAPMSMLPTVKWLIESKLPVWIFSGDFDSVCSLPATRYSIQDLGLPVTTPWRPWTAKEEVGGYVQQYAGGFTFLSVRGAGHLVPSFQPERALVMLSSFLNGMLPPYTQEQ, from the exons ATGAAGAGCCTCTCATTGTACTTCTTGCTCCTCGTTTCTGTGGCGGCACTGCCACTGCACGCCAGTGCCTCGCAGGAGGCGCGGCTGAGAGAGTTCACCTCGTCCAGAAGAGGCAGTGTTAGCAGCACCGACACGTTTAGGGTGCGTAACATAGCGGACAGGGTTGCCGGCAGCCTGAGCGCAGGGAGCTCTGTCTCCGACCAGAGCTCCATGAAGGCCGCCGACAAGATCACGGCGCTGCCCGGGCAGCCGGAGGGCGTCGACTTCGACCAGTACGGCGGGTACGTGACCGTCGACGAGGAGAACGGCCGCGCGCTCTTCTACTACCTCGTCGAATCGCCCTCCGGTGCTTCCGAGAAGCCGCTCGTCCTGTGTCTCAACGGAG GGCCAGGATGCTCTTCCCTCGGCTTTGGAGCGATGCAGGAGCTCGGCCCCTTCCGCGTAGCCGAAGACAACAAAACGCTCAGCAGAAACATCAACGCCTGGAACAACG TGGCTAACGTGATCTTCCTCGAGTCGCCCGCTGGCGTCGGGTTCTCCTACTCGAACACGTCTTCGGACTATGACCTAAGCGGAGACGAGAGAACCGCCGACGACGCGTACGTCTTCCTGGTGAAATGGCTGGAGAGGTTCCCGGAGTACAAGGACCGCGCCTTTTACATCTCTGGCGAGAGCTTCGCCGGCCACTATGTGCCAGAGCTCGCCGCCACCATCCTGCTCCACAACACATACAACAACAGAACCATAGTAAACCTACAAG GATTGAAGGTCGGGAACCCGTATCTGGACGAGAAGAGGAACATCCAGGGGGCCATCGACTTCGTCTGGACCCATGAGGTGATATCCGACGAGGTGTACGCCAATGTCACCAAGAACTGCGACTTCGGAAAGTGGGACGGGAATGTCGCCGGCACGGCGTGCAGTGGCGCCTGGGACGCGTTCGACGGAGGTCAGATCGACTACTACGACATATACGCTCCGGTTTGCATCCACGCGCCCAACGGAGCACGTTACCCCAGCGGCTAC ctgcctgGGTATGATCCGTGCAGTGTTTACCCTACCTGGGCGTATCTCAATGATCCGGCGGTGCAGAGCGCTTTCCACGCTAGAACGACGAAGTGGTCATCCTGCAA AAACCTGCACTGGAAAGATGCGCCAATGTCCATGCTGCCAACCGTGAAATGGCTGATCGAAAGCAAGCTTCCGGTTTGGATTTTCAG TGGTGATTTTGATTCCGTGTGCTCGCTACCGGCGACGAGGTACTCCATCCAAGACCTTGGCCTCCCTGTGACCACTCCATGGCGTCCATGGACAGCAAAGGAGGAG GTGGGAGGCTATGTCCAGCAATACGCCGGGGGATTCACGTTCCTATCTGTGAGAGGAGCTGGCCATCTGGTTCCATCCTTCCAGCCAGAGAGGGCATTGGTGATGTTGAGCTCCTTCCTGAATGGGATGCTCCCACCTTACACACAAGAGCAGTGA